A region from the Arachis ipaensis cultivar K30076 chromosome B01, Araip1.1, whole genome shotgun sequence genome encodes:
- the LOC107633223 gene encoding putative pentatricopeptide repeat-containing protein At1g74580: protein MNRVLLPKHVAAVIKSQKNPLRALEMFNSVKTEEGFKHTLLTYKCMVQKLGLHGEFENMENILSEMRTNLDNAILEGAYVEAMRSYGRRGKVQEAVDTFEHMDLFNCDPSVHSYNAIMNILVEHGYHNQAHKVYMRMKDRGVCSDVCTYTVRIKSFCRTRRPHAALRLLKNMHFMGCNSNAVAYCNVVEGFYESGCFDDAREVFDEMLERLLFPDVTTFNKLAHRLCKKGIVGESERLLSKVLKRGVNPNLFTFNIFIQGLCNGGHIDGAVRLLGVVAREGLSPDVVTYNTLICGLCRNSQVVKAEGYLHKMVNCGFEPDGFTYNTIINGYCKTGKVQDANRILKDAVFKGFQPDEFTYCSLINGLCQDGDPDQAMAIFKHGIEKGLRPSIVVYNTMIKGLSQLGLILPALQLMKEMAENGSHPNMWTYNLVINGLCKMGCVSDANDLVNDAIAKGCLPDIFTFNTLIDGYCKQQKLDTAIEMVNRMWSQGVTPDVITYNTLLNGLCKAAKSDEVMEIFKAMAEKGSAPNIITYNIIIECLCKDKKVNEALDLLGDMRSKGLAPDVVSFGTLITGFCKIGDLDGAYSLFRRMEKQYNVYHTTATYNIVLCAFSEQLNMKMAVKLFSEMKRNGCEPDNYTYRVMIDGFCKTANVTQGYNLLVENIEKGFIPSLITFGRVLNCLCMEDKLHEAVGIINLMIGKGIVPDIVNTIFEADKKVVAAPKIVVEDLLKKGHITYHSYELLFDGIRDRKILKKTLPTVKSHDRRATSAAVT from the coding sequence ATGAATCGTGTTCTTCTTCCGAAACATGTCGCTGCGGTAATAAAATCCCAAAAGAACCCTCTTAGGGCATTGGAAATGTTCAACTCGGTGAAAACCGAGGAAGGGTTCAAGCATACGCTTTTAACATACAAATGCATGGTTCAGAAGCTTGGTCTCCACGGCGAGTTCGAGAACATGGAGAACATTCTCTCGGAGATGAGAACCAACCTCGACAACGCGATTCTAGAAGGAGCGTATGTCGAAGCCATGAGGAGCTACGGAAGAAGAGGGAAAGTTCAGGAAGCTGTTGACACGTTCGAGCACATGGACCTCTTCAACTGCGACCCTTCCGTACACTCCTACAACGCTATCATGAACATTCTGGTTGAGCACGGGTACCACAACCAAGCGCATAAGGTTTACATGAGGATGAAGGATAGAGGGGTTTGTTCCGATGTGTGCACCTACACCGTGAGGATCAAGTCGTTTTGTAGAACTAGGAGACCCCATGCTGCTCTTAGGCTTCTTAAGAACATGCATTTCATGGGGTGTAATTCGAATGCAGTGGCGTATTGTAACGTTGTTGAAGGGTTTTATGAATCCGGGTGTTTTGATGATGCGCGtgaggtgtttgatgaaatgctcgaGAGACTTTTGTTTCCTGATGTTACAACTTTTAACAAGCTTGCTCATAGGCTCTGTAAAAAGGGGATTGTGGGAGAGAGTGAAAGGCTTCTGAGCAAGGTTTTAAAGAGAGGGGTTAATCccaatttgtttacttttaatatatttattcaaGGGCTTTGTAATGGAGGTCATATTGATGGTGCTGTTAGGTTGCTTGGTGTTGTGGCGAGAGAAGGTTTGAGTCCTGATGTTGTCACATATAACACTTTGATTTGTGGGCTTTGTAGGAATTCTCAGGTTGTCAAAGCTGAGGGATACTTGCATAAGATGGTTAATTGTGGGTTTGAGCCTGATGGTTTCACCTATAATACTATTATTAATGGATACTGCAAGACTGGGAAGGTGCAAGATGCTAATAGGATTCTGAAGGATGCAGTTTTTAAGGGCTTCCAGCCTGATGAGTTTACTTATTGTTCCTTGATCAATGGATTGTGCCAGGATGGTGATCCTGATCAAGCCATGGCTATTTTTAAGCATGGAATTGAGAAGGGTTTGAGGCCAAGCATTGTTGTTTACAATACCATGATTAAAGGGTTGTCTCAGTTGGGTCTGATTTTGCCAGCTTTGCAGTTGATGAAGGAGATGGCAGAAAATGGCTCTCACCCTAATATGTGGACTTACAATTTAGTCATAAATGGACTGTGCAAGATGGGTTGTGTATCTGATGCCAATGATCTTGTCAATGATGCTATTGCCAAAGGATGCCTACCTGACATTTTTACCTTCAATACTTTGATTGATGGCTACTGTAAACAGCAGAAGTTAGACACTGCAATTGAGATGGTAAATAGAATGTGGAGCCAAGGTGTGACTCCTGATGTTATCACATACAATACTTTGTTGAATGGGCTTTGCAAGGCTGCGAAAAGTGATGAAGTAATGGAGATCTTCAAGGCTATGGCGGAGAAGGGATCCGCTCCAAACATAATTACATACAACATTATCATTGAATGCCTTTGTAAAGATAAGAAAGTAAATGAAGCTTTGGATTTGCTCGGGGATATGAGAAGCAAGGGTTTGGCACCTGATGTGGTTAGTTTTGGCACATTGATCACTGGTTTCTGTAAGATTGGGGATCTTGATGGTGCTTACAGCTTATTTAGAAGGATGGAAAAACAATACAATGTTTATCATACAACAGCAACATATAACATTGTACTTTGTGCGTTTTCTGAACAGCTCAACATGAAAATGGCAGTAAAGCTCTTCTCTGAGATGAAGCGAAATGGCTGTGAACCAGATAACTATACCTATAGGGTCATGATTGATGGCTTTTGCAAAACTGCAAATGTTACACAAGGGTATAATCTTCTAGTGGAAAATATTGAAAAGGGGTTTATTCCATCGCTAATTACATTTGGACGAGTTCTAAATTGTCTTTGCATGGAGGACAAGCTTCATGAAGCAGTTGGTATCATCAACCTTATGATCGGAAAGGGTATCGTCCCGGATATTGTAAATACAATCTTTGAAGCTGATAAAAAGGTGGTTGCAGCACCCAAGATTGTTGTAGAAGATTTGTTGAAGAAAGGCCACATAACTTACCATTCCTATGAACTACTATTTGATGGCATTAGAGATAGGAAGATACTTAAGAAAACGCTTCCAACAGTGAAGTCTCATGATCGAAGGGCCACGTCAGCAGCTGTTACTTAA